In one window of bacterium DNA:
- a CDS encoding glycosyltransferase family 2 protein, with protein sequence MAGYSISACAPAFNEARNIERVVRAFADTLGGAGVDYEIIIVDDGSSDETPRVLERLRSEVPALRVVAHPSNEGYGKSLRDAFAAAAKDYVFYTDADGQFDLAEMLAFLPLLDGGNAVVGYRVGRAEGALRRFVSRGYNLLVRVLFGLKVRDVDCSFKFLPRRELQALGLHSDKFFIDTELMVKLKRAGVPVLERGVRHLPREHGRSTVSPTHIFTTLREIGGLLAERRKKETGPEPGPRTSEEVD encoded by the coding sequence GTGGCGGGTTACTCTATTAGCGCGTGCGCGCCGGCCTTCAACGAAGCGCGGAATATCGAGCGGGTCGTGCGCGCGTTCGCCGATACGCTCGGCGGCGCCGGCGTAGATTACGAAATAATAATCGTCGACGACGGCTCGAGCGACGAGACGCCGCGGGTCCTCGAGCGCCTTCGGAGCGAGGTGCCCGCGCTCCGCGTCGTGGCGCACCCAAGTAACGAAGGTTACGGCAAGAGCCTGCGCGACGCCTTCGCCGCGGCGGCCAAGGATTACGTCTTCTATACCGACGCCGACGGCCAGTTCGACCTCGCCGAGATGCTCGCGTTCCTGCCGCTGCTCGACGGCGGAAACGCGGTCGTCGGGTATCGCGTGGGCCGCGCGGAGGGGGCGCTCCGCCGCTTCGTCTCCCGGGGTTACAATTTATTGGTAAGGGTCCTCTTCGGCCTGAAGGTCCGCGACGTCGACTGCTCGTTCAAATTCCTGCCGCGGCGCGAGCTGCAGGCGCTGGGGCTCCATTCGGATAAGTTTTTCATAGATACGGAGCTGATGGTGAAGCTCAAGCGCGCCGGCGTGCCGGTGCTCGAGCGCGGCGTCCGCCACCTGCCCCGCGAACACGGCCGTTCGACGGTATCGCCGACGCATATTTTTACGACTCTCCGGGAGATAGGGGGGCTGCTGGCCGAGCGCCGAAAAAAAGAAACGGGCCCGGAACCGGGCCCGCGTACAAGCGAAGAAGTTGATTAA
- a CDS encoding cupredoxin domain-containing protein, with translation MKRWGFIIAALVACGTGALALTEIKIQNFAFVPQNVVVPKGEMVQWTNLDSAVHTSTSDTLVWDSGDIQLNESYKRKFNKTGFFPYHCKYHTLMKGTVRVTETAVAPTSFGRVRALFR, from the coding sequence ATGAAAAGGTGGGGTTTTATAATTGCGGCCTTGGTAGCGTGCGGGACAGGGGCGCTCGCGCTAACCGAAATCAAAATACAGAATTTCGCCTTCGTACCCCAAAACGTGGTAGTCCCCAAGGGTGAAATGGTCCAGTGGACCAACCTCGACTCGGCGGTCCACACGTCGACTTCCGACACGCTCGTCTGGGACTCCGGCGACATCCAACTGAACGAGTCCTACAAGCGGAAATTCAACAAGACCGGTTTCTTCCCCTACCATTGCAAATACCATACGCTGATGAAGGGTACGGTGCGCGTCACGGAGACGGCCGTAGCGCCGACTTCTTTCGGCCGCGTCAGGGCGCTGTTCCGCTAA